In Sodalis ligni, a single genomic region encodes these proteins:
- the istA gene encoding IS21 family transposase translates to MLSREDHLMIKQMRIHGAYIIDIARQIGCSERTVRRHLSEPERPRRTSSRRRMSKLEPYMAFIDMRLSEHVWNAQVIFQEIKAQGYGGGTTVLREYIQPKRRLRHGRETVRFETQPGYQLQHDWGEVEAEVAGLPCKINFAVNTLGYSRRFHVFAAPCQDAEHTYESLVQAFGYFGGCVKTVLVDNQKAAVLKHDNTGEVIFNAGFQSLAKHYGFIPRACRPHRPRTKGKVERMVGYVKHNFFVHYRRFDSFAHVNQLLTQWLAQEADQRDLRQFHQTPAERFEAEKTALQPLPAGPFDTSYHDIRQAAWDGYIDVRGNRYSLPEAWCGRQVTVRITLDDELRVYGNDELIARHPLSPATAGWQTVPEHHQALWQRTCQVEQRPLDAYEGLQ, encoded by the coding sequence ATGTTAAGCAGAGAGGACCACCTAATGATAAAACAAATGCGCATTCATGGCGCTTATATTATCGACATTGCCCGTCAGATTGGCTGCTCAGAACGCACGGTCAGGCGGCACCTGTCCGAGCCTGAACGTCCTCGCCGGACGTCTTCACGACGGCGTATGAGCAAACTTGAACCTTACATGGCTTTTATCGATATGCGCCTGAGTGAACATGTCTGGAACGCGCAAGTGATTTTCCAGGAAATCAAGGCGCAAGGCTATGGTGGCGGGACCACCGTGCTGCGGGAATATATCCAGCCCAAACGCCGACTCCGGCATGGTCGTGAAACCGTCCGCTTCGAAACGCAGCCCGGTTATCAGTTGCAGCACGACTGGGGTGAAGTGGAAGCAGAAGTGGCGGGCCTGCCATGTAAAATCAACTTCGCCGTCAATACGCTGGGCTACTCGCGCCGCTTTCATGTCTTCGCCGCGCCCTGCCAGGATGCGGAGCACACTTACGAATCGCTGGTGCAGGCGTTCGGTTACTTCGGCGGCTGCGTGAAAACCGTGCTGGTTGATAACCAGAAGGCGGCGGTGCTCAAACACGATAATACCGGCGAGGTTATCTTCAACGCCGGCTTCCAGTCGCTGGCGAAGCACTACGGCTTTATCCCCCGCGCCTGCCGGCCTCACCGGCCCAGGACCAAAGGGAAAGTGGAGCGCATGGTGGGTTATGTGAAACACAACTTCTTCGTTCACTATCGCCGGTTCGACAGTTTTGCGCACGTCAATCAGCTCCTGACCCAGTGGCTGGCGCAAGAGGCCGATCAACGCGACCTGCGCCAGTTCCATCAGACACCGGCAGAACGGTTCGAGGCGGAAAAAACCGCCCTGCAACCGTTGCCCGCCGGTCCGTTCGATACGAGTTATCACGATATCCGCCAAGCGGCCTGGGATGGCTACATCGACGTGCGGGGCAACCGCTACAGCCTGCCCGAAGCCTGGTGCGGGCGCCAGGTTACGGTACGCATTACCCTGGACGACGAGTTACGCGTCTACGGCAATGACGAGCTTATCGCCCGCCATCCGTTGTCACCGGCCACCGCCGGATGGCAGACGGTGCCGGAACATCACCAGGCGCTGTGGCAGCGGACCTGCCAGGTAGAGCAACGACCGCTGGATGCCTATGAGGGACTACAGTGA